The following coding sequences lie in one Klebsiella huaxiensis genomic window:
- the ptsG gene encoding PTS glucose transporter subunit IIBC encodes MFKNAFANLQKVGKSLMLPVSVLPIAGILLGVGSANFSWLPEVVSHVMAEAGGSVFANMPLIFAIGVALGFTNNDGVSALASVVAYGIMVKTMAVVAPLVLHLPAEEIAAKHLADTGVLGGIIAGAIAAYMFNRFYRIKLPEYLGFFAGKRFVPIISGLTAIFMGIVLSFIWPPIGTAIQTFSQWAAYQNPVVAFGIYGFIERCLVPFGLHHIWNVPFQMQIGEYTNAAGQVFHGDIPRYMAGDPTAGKLSGGFLFKMYGLPAAAIAIWHSAKPENRAKVGGIMISAALTSFLTGITEPIEFSFMFVAPILYVIHAILAGLAFPICILLGMRDGTSFSHGLIDFIVLSGNSSKLWLFPIVGICYAIVYYVVFRVLIKALDLKTPGREDATDDSKAGATSEMAPALIAAFGGKENITNLDACITRLRVSVADVAKVDQAGLKKLGAAGVVVAGSGVQAIFGTKSDNLKTEMDEYIRSN; translated from the coding sequence ATGTTTAAGAATGCATTTGCTAACCTGCAGAAGGTCGGTAAATCGCTGATGCTACCGGTATCCGTACTGCCTATCGCAGGTATCCTGCTGGGCGTCGGTTCCGCAAACTTCAGCTGGCTGCCAGAAGTCGTTTCACATGTTATGGCAGAAGCGGGCGGTTCGGTCTTCGCCAATATGCCGCTGATTTTCGCTATCGGTGTTGCGTTAGGCTTCACCAATAACGATGGCGTATCTGCGCTGGCATCGGTTGTCGCTTACGGCATCATGGTGAAAACCATGGCGGTGGTAGCGCCTCTGGTTCTGCATTTACCTGCTGAAGAGATTGCGGCTAAACACCTTGCAGATACCGGCGTACTGGGCGGTATTATTGCGGGCGCGATCGCGGCGTACATGTTTAATCGCTTCTACCGTATTAAGCTGCCTGAGTATCTGGGCTTCTTCGCCGGTAAACGTTTCGTGCCGATCATTTCCGGTCTGACCGCGATCTTTATGGGCATCGTGCTCTCCTTCATTTGGCCGCCGATCGGTACTGCTATCCAGACGTTCTCACAGTGGGCTGCTTATCAGAACCCGGTTGTCGCGTTTGGTATCTATGGCTTCATCGAGCGCTGCCTGGTGCCGTTTGGTCTGCACCACATCTGGAACGTTCCTTTCCAGATGCAGATTGGTGAATACACCAACGCAGCAGGCCAGGTATTCCACGGCGATATCCCGCGCTATATGGCAGGCGACCCGACTGCGGGCAAACTGTCCGGCGGCTTCCTGTTCAAAATGTACGGTCTGCCGGCTGCTGCTATTGCCATCTGGCACTCTGCTAAACCAGAAAACCGCGCGAAAGTGGGCGGCATCATGATCTCCGCAGCGTTGACCTCGTTCCTGACCGGTATCACCGAGCCGATCGAGTTCTCCTTCATGTTCGTTGCGCCGATCCTGTACGTCATCCATGCGATTCTGGCAGGTCTGGCATTCCCGATCTGTATCCTGCTGGGTATGCGTGACGGTACGTCGTTCTCTCACGGTCTGATTGACTTTATCGTTCTGTCCGGCAACAGCAGCAAGCTGTGGCTGTTCCCGATTGTCGGCATCTGCTACGCCATCGTTTACTACGTGGTGTTCCGTGTGCTGATTAAAGCGCTGGATCTGAAAACGCCGGGTCGTGAAGATGCCACCGATGACAGTAAAGCTGGCGCAACCAGCGAGATGGCTCCGGCCCTGATTGCAGCCTTCGGCGGTAAAGAAAACATTACTAACCTCGACGCATGTATCACCCGTCTGCGCGTTAGCGTGGCGGATGTAGCGAAAGTTGATCAGGCTGGCCTGAAAAAACTGGGCGCTGCTGGCGTGGTTGTTGCAGGTTCAGGTGTTCAGGCAATCTTCGGTACCAAATCCGATAACCTGAAAACTGAAATGGATGAGTACATCCGCAGCAACTAA
- a CDS encoding metal-dependent hydrolase has translation MFLVDSHCHLDGLDYQTLHKNVDDVLAKAAARDVKFCLAVATTLPGYRSMRELVGQSDSVAFSCGVHPLNQDEEYDVEELRKLAAEEGVVAMGETGLDYFYTPETKTRQQTSFRDHIRIGRELNKPVIVHTRDARADTLAILREEKVTDCGGVLHCFTEDRETAGKLLDMGFYISFSGIVTFRNAEQLRDAARYVPLDRLLVETDSPYLAPVPHRGKENQPAMVRDVAEYMAVLKGVSLDTLAQRTTENFATLFHIDPARLQPA, from the coding sequence ATGTTTTTAGTCGACTCCCATTGCCACCTTGATGGCCTGGATTATCAAACGCTGCATAAAAATGTGGACGATGTGCTGGCAAAAGCCGCCGCGCGCGATGTGAAGTTTTGCCTTGCGGTTGCCACGACGCTACCAGGGTATCGCAGTATGCGCGAGCTGGTGGGACAGAGTGACAGCGTTGCTTTCTCCTGTGGCGTGCATCCGTTAAATCAGGATGAAGAGTACGACGTCGAGGAGCTGCGCAAACTTGCGGCGGAAGAGGGGGTAGTGGCGATGGGCGAAACCGGGCTGGATTATTTCTACACGCCAGAAACCAAAACACGTCAACAGACGTCGTTCCGCGATCATATTCGTATCGGTCGGGAACTTAACAAGCCGGTTATTGTGCATACTCGTGATGCCCGCGCTGATACGCTGGCAATTTTACGCGAAGAAAAAGTGACGGATTGCGGTGGCGTACTACACTGTTTCACTGAAGATAGGGAGACTGCGGGTAAGCTGCTGGACATGGGGTTCTATATCTCGTTTTCCGGTATTGTAACGTTCCGTAATGCAGAACAGCTGCGCGATGCCGCGCGTTATGTGCCACTTGACCGCCTGTTGGTGGAGACCGATTCGCCGTATCTGGCGCCGGTACCGCACCGTGGTAAAGAGAACCAACCGGCGATGGTTCGTGACGTAGCTGAGTACATGGCCGTTCTGAAAGGTGTCTCGCTGGATACGCTAGCGCAACGGACCACGGAAAACTTTGCAACGCTTTTTCATATTGACCCCGCCCGGCTACAACCTGCCTGA
- the holB gene encoding DNA polymerase III subunit delta' encodes MKWYPWLRPSFEQLVSSYQAGRGHHALLVQALPGMGSDALIYALCRFLMCRQPEGHKSCGHCRSCQLMQAGTHPDYYALSPEKGKSSLGIDAVRDINEKLYEHARLGGAKVIWIGDAAMLTDAAANALLKTLEEPPENTWFFLACQEPARLLATLRSRCRLHHLTPPPESYALAWLEREVTMSQDALLAALRLSANAPAAALALLQDAHWTARQQLCQTLANVLTQGDWLTLLPVLNHEQAAVRLHWLASLLVDAQKRQQGITLVSNPDVWTLVNQLAQTLPAARLQAIARDVSFCREQLLNVVGVNRELLLTERLLRWEHYLQPGAVLPVSHL; translated from the coding sequence ATGAAATGGTACCCGTGGTTACGCCCGTCTTTCGAACAGCTAGTTTCCAGCTACCAGGCAGGACGGGGTCACCATGCGCTACTGGTCCAGGCATTGCCGGGCATGGGGAGCGATGCGTTGATTTATGCGCTGTGCCGCTTCCTGATGTGCCGACAACCGGAAGGGCATAAAAGCTGTGGCCATTGCCGCAGCTGTCAGCTGATGCAGGCGGGTACTCATCCTGATTATTATGCGTTGTCTCCTGAAAAGGGGAAGAGTTCGCTCGGTATTGATGCCGTGCGCGACATCAACGAAAAGCTCTACGAACACGCCCGGCTGGGCGGCGCGAAGGTGATATGGATCGGTGATGCCGCCATGCTAACTGACGCGGCGGCCAACGCGTTGCTGAAAACGCTGGAGGAACCGCCGGAGAATACCTGGTTCTTCCTCGCTTGCCAGGAACCCGCGCGTTTGCTGGCGACGTTGCGCAGTCGATGCCGTTTACATCACCTCACACCACCTCCGGAATCGTACGCACTGGCGTGGTTAGAGCGTGAAGTGACAATGTCACAAGATGCATTGCTTGCTGCTCTGCGTCTTAGCGCGAATGCGCCAGCGGCAGCTCTGGCGCTGCTCCAGGATGCTCACTGGACTGCGCGCCAACAGCTTTGTCAGACGCTGGCAAACGTTTTAACTCAGGGTGACTGGCTGACGCTGCTACCTGTTTTAAATCATGAACAGGCCGCAGTTCGACTGCATTGGCTGGCATCGCTGCTGGTTGATGCGCAAAAAAGACAGCAGGGGATTACGCTTGTCAGTAACCCTGACGTCTGGACGCTGGTGAATCAACTGGCCCAAACTCTGCCTGCCGCACGTTTACAAGCGATAGCACGCGACGTGAGCTTCTGCCGCGAGCAGCTATTAAACGTTGTTGGTGTTAACCGCGAACTACTGCTAACCGAGCGCCTTCTGCGCTGGGAACATTACCTGCAACCCGGGGCGGTACTTCCCGTATCCCATCTCTGA
- the tmk gene encoding dTMP kinase, translating into MRSNYIVIEGLEGAGKTTARNLVVDTLKQLGVSDMVFTREPGGTILAEKLRSLVLDIQSTGDEVINDKAEVLMFYAARVQLVETVIKPALARGQWVIGDRHDLSTQAYQGGGRGIDQTMLATLRDAVLGDFRPNLTLYLDVTPAVGLKRARARGDLDRIEQESLDFFNRTRARYLELAALDPSIRTVDATQPLEAVERDIRAVVSQWVAELRA; encoded by the coding sequence ATGCGCAGTAACTATATCGTCATCGAGGGCCTGGAAGGCGCAGGGAAGACCACCGCACGTAATCTGGTGGTAGATACGCTAAAACAGCTGGGCGTTAGCGATATGGTGTTCACCCGCGAGCCGGGCGGCACCATTCTGGCCGAGAAGCTGCGCAGCCTGGTTCTGGATATTCAGTCAACCGGCGATGAAGTTATCAATGACAAAGCTGAAGTGCTGATGTTTTATGCGGCTCGCGTGCAGTTGGTTGAAACAGTGATTAAACCGGCGCTGGCTCGCGGTCAGTGGGTGATCGGCGATCGTCATGATCTCTCTACTCAAGCCTATCAGGGCGGTGGTCGTGGTATCGATCAAACCATGCTGGCAACCCTGCGCGATGCGGTGCTGGGCGATTTTCGTCCCAACTTGACCCTTTATCTTGATGTGACGCCAGCGGTGGGACTCAAGCGCGCTCGCGCTCGTGGCGATCTTGATCGTATCGAACAGGAATCCCTGGATTTCTTCAACCGTACCCGCGCACGCTACCTTGAGCTGGCCGCACTTGACCCCAGCATTCGCACCGTGGACGCCACGCAGCCGCTGGAAGCTGTGGAACGTGATATTCGTGCGGTAGTGAGCCAGTGGGTGGCGGAGCTGCGCGCATGA
- the yceG gene encoding cell division protein YceG, whose protein sequence is MKKMLRFILLLVVVLGIAAGVGMWKVRQLADSKLLIKEETIFTLETGTGRIALGQQLYGDKVINRPRVFQWLLRIEPELSHFKAGTYRFTPGMTVRQMLQLLASGKEAQFPLRFVEGMRVSDYLRQLRDAPYVKHTLADDSYETVAKALGLEHADWVEGWFWPDTWMYTANTSDVAILKRAHQKMLSAVEKAWEGRMDNLPYKDQNQLLTMASIIEKETAVSEERDRVASVFINRLRIGMRLQTDPTVIYGMGESYNGKLTRKDLETPTAYNTYVINGMPPGPIAAPGEASLNAAAHPAKTPYLYFVADGKGGHTFNTNLTSHNRSVQEYLKVLKEKNAQ, encoded by the coding sequence ATGAAGAAAATGTTACGTTTCATCTTGTTGCTGGTAGTGGTGCTGGGCATTGCTGCGGGCGTCGGCATGTGGAAAGTTCGCCAATTGGCGGATAGCAAGTTACTCATTAAAGAAGAAACCATCTTTACTCTTGAAACGGGCACCGGGCGCATCGCGCTGGGCCAACAGCTTTACGGCGATAAAGTCATTAACCGGCCACGGGTGTTCCAGTGGTTGCTGCGTATTGAGCCTGAGCTATCCCACTTTAAAGCTGGGACATATCGTTTCACGCCTGGCATGACGGTACGTCAGATGTTGCAACTGTTGGCCAGTGGGAAAGAAGCCCAGTTTCCGTTGCGCTTTGTCGAAGGTATGCGGGTAAGTGACTATCTGCGCCAGCTTCGCGATGCGCCTTATGTGAAACATACGCTGGCGGATGACAGCTATGAGACCGTCGCGAAGGCCCTTGGTCTGGAGCATGCGGACTGGGTAGAGGGTTGGTTCTGGCCGGATACCTGGATGTATACCGCCAATACCAGCGATGTGGCGATCCTTAAGCGAGCGCATCAGAAAATGCTTTCTGCGGTTGAGAAAGCCTGGGAAGGGCGGATGGATAATCTGCCGTATAAAGATCAGAACCAACTGCTGACAATGGCCTCCATTATTGAAAAAGAGACGGCGGTGTCTGAAGAGCGCGATCGCGTGGCATCGGTCTTTATCAATCGCTTGCGTATTGGCATGCGTCTGCAAACCGATCCGACCGTGATTTATGGGATGGGTGAGAGTTATAATGGCAAGTTAACGCGTAAAGACCTGGAAACCCCAACGGCTTACAATACTTATGTCATTAACGGCATGCCGCCAGGGCCTATCGCCGCACCGGGAGAGGCTTCTCTGAATGCCGCTGCCCATCCGGCAAAAACGCCGTATCTCTATTTTGTCGCCGACGGAAAAGGGGGTCATACGTTCAATACCAATCTGACCAGCCATAACCGTTCGGTGCAGGAATATCTGAAAGTACTTAAGGAAAAAAATGCGCAGTAA
- the pabC gene encoding aminodeoxychorismate lyase gives MFMINGTESETLAVNDRGVQFGDGCFTTARIIGGRVQFLPAHLARLQTTCERLLITFSDWKVLAEEMQRLAQPCQEGVLKVMITRGAGGRGYSTVGCTNPTRILSVSPYPAHYARWREEGVSVSLSPMQLGRNPSLAGLKHLNRLEQVLIRSHLEQMDADEALVLDSEGWLTECCAANVFWRKGFDVFTPRLDQAGVNGIMRQHILATLAPSPFRVVEVTTRPDALREADEVLICNALMPLVPVRRWDDTCWSARELYHFLAPLCELSD, from the coding sequence ATGTTTATGATAAATGGCACTGAAAGTGAAACGCTTGCGGTGAACGATCGCGGTGTGCAGTTCGGTGATGGTTGTTTTACGACAGCTCGAATAATTGGGGGCCGTGTACAATTTCTGCCTGCTCATCTGGCGCGCCTGCAAACTACCTGTGAAAGACTCTTAATTACTTTTAGCGACTGGAAAGTATTAGCTGAGGAGATGCAACGTCTGGCGCAGCCGTGTCAGGAGGGGGTTCTGAAGGTGATGATCACTCGTGGCGCCGGCGGCCGTGGATACAGCACTGTGGGCTGCACAAACCCTACCCGAATACTTAGCGTGTCTCCATATCCTGCCCATTATGCCCGCTGGCGAGAAGAAGGGGTTTCTGTGTCGCTAAGTCCCATGCAGCTGGGACGTAATCCTTCTCTTGCCGGACTAAAACACCTTAACCGCCTGGAGCAGGTACTGATCCGCTCTCATCTTGAGCAGATGGACGCTGATGAAGCACTGGTTCTTGACAGTGAAGGGTGGCTTACGGAATGCTGTGCCGCGAACGTATTCTGGCGTAAAGGATTTGATGTTTTTACCCCGCGCCTCGATCAGGCGGGAGTAAACGGTATTATGCGCCAGCACATTCTCGCAACGCTGGCACCATCGCCGTTTCGCGTTGTCGAAGTGACTACGCGCCCCGATGCGCTACGCGAAGCCGACGAAGTGCTTATCTGTAACGCATTAATGCCGCTGGTGCCGGTTCGCCGTTGGGACGACACATGTTGGTCCGCGCGCGAGCTTTACCATTTTTTAGCCCCATTGTGTGAGCTGTCTGATTAG